In Providencia zhijiangensis, a single window of DNA contains:
- the fabB gene encoding beta-ketoacyl-ACP synthase I, translated as MKRAVITGLGIVSSIGNNQEEVLASLKEGRSGITFSEEFKKVGLRSHVWGDVKLDTEGLIDRKVRRFMSDCSVYAYLSMEQAIKDSGLAEDQVSNLRTGVVVGSGGGSPRNQVAGSDGMRAKGLRGVGPYMVTRAMASGISACLATPFKIKGVNYSISSACSTSAHCIGHAVELIQLGKQDVVFAGGGEELSWEMTCEFDAMGALSTKYNETPSKASRTYDQDRDGFVIAGGGGIVVVEELEHALARGAHIYAEVVGYGATSDGADMVAPSGEGAVRCMQMAMQGVDKIDYINTHGTSTPVGDTKELEAIQEVFGHDCPALSATKAMTGHSLGAAGVQEAIYSLLMLEHGFIAPSINVENLDEKAKGLNIITQPTEQALNTVMSNSFGFGGTNATLVMSKYKA; from the coding sequence ATGAAGCGTGCAGTCATAACTGGCCTAGGTATTGTTTCCAGCATTGGTAATAACCAGGAAGAAGTACTGGCTTCTCTGAAGGAAGGTCGTTCCGGGATCACTTTCTCAGAAGAATTTAAAAAGGTAGGGCTGCGTAGCCATGTCTGGGGTGATGTCAAGCTGGATACTGAAGGTCTGATTGACCGTAAGGTCCGCCGTTTCATGAGTGATTGCTCTGTCTATGCTTACCTGTCAATGGAACAGGCGATTAAAGATTCAGGTTTAGCGGAAGACCAAGTGTCTAACCTGCGTACGGGTGTTGTTGTTGGCTCTGGTGGTGGTTCCCCACGTAACCAAGTAGCTGGCTCTGACGGTATGCGTGCAAAAGGTCTGCGTGGTGTGGGTCCATATATGGTGACTCGTGCAATGGCTTCCGGTATTTCTGCTTGCTTAGCAACCCCGTTCAAAATCAAAGGCGTTAACTACTCCATCAGCTCTGCATGTTCAACGTCTGCACACTGTATCGGTCACGCGGTTGAACTGATTCAACTGGGCAAACAAGATGTTGTGTTTGCTGGTGGCGGTGAAGAACTGAGCTGGGAAATGACCTGTGAGTTCGATGCAATGGGCGCGTTGTCAACTAAGTACAACGAAACTCCATCAAAAGCATCAAGAACTTATGACCAAGACCGTGATGGTTTCGTTATTGCGGGCGGCGGCGGTATCGTCGTGGTTGAAGAGTTAGAACACGCATTAGCACGTGGCGCGCATATTTACGCAGAAGTGGTTGGCTACGGTGCAACGTCTGACGGTGCTGATATGGTGGCTCCATCGGGCGAAGGTGCAGTGCGTTGTATGCAAATGGCAATGCAGGGTGTTGATAAAATCGATTACATCAACACACACGGCACTTCAACGCCAGTCGGTGATACTAAAGAGTTAGAAGCTATCCAAGAAGTGTTTGGTCACGATTGCCCTGCACTTTCTGCAACCAAAGCGATGACAGGTCACTCTTTAGGCGCAGCGGGCGTTCAAGAAGCGATTTATAGCTTGCTGATGTTAGAACATGGCTTTATCGCACCAAGCATCAACGTTGAAAATTTAGATGAGAAAGCGAAAGGCTTGAACATCATCACCCAACCAACTGAGCAAGCACTGAATACAGTGATGTCTAACAGCTTCGGTTTTGGTGGTACCAACGCAACGTTAGTGATGAGCAAATACAAAGCATAA
- a CDS encoding LysR substrate-binding domain-containing protein, producing MNNLRKLDLNQLVTLSVLLRERHVSRAAEALHKSQPAVSHALNQLRDIFQDPLLVRREGQYQLTSKAESLYLPLNEALKQLDDLIAQKQFSPLSCQRRFNIAMSDYGATLITIKLVSYLREYAPNIVLNIWHCSREEMQNKLHEGSLDLAFGIFDTLDYSLRNQTVLTDKFVSLADHQLGSQGKMDLANWLSYPHILVSMKPFDANEIDHQLQLMNQQRRVAVTVPYWQIAPQLLTGTDLILTVAKKAIPQSMLSKFTLFDPPLSLPDLDFQMVWHQRGDTDKALEWLRGIIAEQLKDDREFYGENED from the coding sequence ATGAATAACTTAAGAAAATTAGATTTAAATCAGCTAGTGACGTTGTCAGTCTTGTTGCGAGAACGGCATGTAAGCCGAGCGGCGGAAGCTTTACATAAAAGCCAGCCCGCTGTCAGTCATGCATTAAATCAACTGAGAGACATTTTTCAAGACCCCTTATTGGTTCGCCGTGAAGGCCAATATCAACTAACAAGCAAAGCTGAGTCTCTTTATCTCCCATTAAATGAAGCATTAAAGCAATTAGATGATTTGATTGCCCAAAAACAGTTTTCTCCGCTAAGTTGCCAAAGGCGCTTTAATATCGCAATGTCCGACTACGGCGCAACTTTAATTACGATAAAATTAGTTTCTTATTTACGCGAATATGCACCCAATATTGTCCTCAATATCTGGCACTGTAGTCGGGAAGAAATGCAAAATAAATTGCATGAAGGTAGCTTAGACTTAGCATTCGGTATATTTGATACTCTGGATTATTCGTTACGAAATCAAACTGTCTTGACGGACAAATTTGTCAGTCTGGCTGATCATCAGCTTGGTTCGCAAGGCAAAATGGATTTAGCTAACTGGCTATCCTATCCTCATATTTTAGTGAGTATGAAGCCTTTTGATGCGAATGAAATCGACCATCAACTGCAATTAATGAACCAACAGCGCCGTGTAGCCGTGACTGTGCCTTACTGGCAAATTGCACCCCAATTATTAACGGGGACTGACCTGATCCTAACGGTGGCGAAAAAAGCGATACCTCAATCCATGTTAAGCAAATTTACGTTATTTGATCCTCCATTATCTCTTCCTGATTTAGATTTCCAAATGGTATGGCACCAACGCGGTGATACTGATAAAGCATTAGAGTGGCTTAGAGGCATTATCGCTGAACAATTAAAAGATGACCGAGAGTTTTATGGCGAAAACGAGGATTAA
- a CDS encoding tripartite tricarboxylate transporter permease: METWMYLSQGFEVALIPQNIMIGLIGCFIGTIVGMLPGLGPINGVAILLPLAFALKLPAESALILLATVYLGCEYGGRISAILLNVPGDAAAIMTTLDGYPMAKQGQGGIALSISAVSSFIGSTIAIVGIILFAPLLAQWSLAFGPAEYFALMVFAIACLGSMMSQNPVKSLLAALIGLALATVGVDANSGEYRFTFDSVNLSDGVQFIVVVIGLFSVSEILLMLEGTATGQGLIRKTGRMLFSKKEAKACAGPTLRSSFIGFFVGILPGAGATIASAITYMTEKKIAGDKGTFGEGDVRGVAAPEAANNASACGSFIPMLTLGVPGSGTTAVMMGALTLYNITPGPGMFTEQPHIVWGLIAALLIANVVLLVMNIPLIGLFTRMLTVPLWFLVPAIACVSAVGVYAVHSTTFDLLLMMGLGVFGYILRKMNFPLSPLILGFVLGEMLEQNLRRSLSISNGDFNILWSSSISKSLLILAVLVLVLPPIVKLIRKRRHQTAKA; the protein is encoded by the coding sequence ATGGAAACGTGGATGTATTTATCTCAAGGCTTTGAGGTAGCGCTGATCCCGCAAAATATTATGATCGGGCTGATTGGCTGTTTCATCGGCACGATTGTCGGCATGTTACCGGGTTTAGGCCCTATCAACGGCGTAGCAATATTATTACCCTTAGCGTTTGCGTTAAAGCTCCCTGCTGAGTCTGCGCTTATTTTACTGGCTACCGTCTATCTAGGATGCGAGTACGGAGGACGAATTTCCGCCATCCTATTGAACGTTCCCGGTGACGCCGCGGCGATTATGACCACGTTAGATGGTTATCCGATGGCGAAGCAAGGCCAAGGTGGTATCGCGCTCTCGATTTCTGCCGTCAGTTCATTTATCGGTTCCACCATTGCGATTGTTGGGATCATTTTATTTGCGCCTTTACTGGCACAATGGTCGCTCGCCTTCGGGCCTGCTGAATATTTCGCGTTGATGGTTTTTGCTATCGCGTGTTTAGGCAGCATGATGAGCCAAAACCCCGTCAAATCGCTGCTCGCAGCATTGATTGGTTTGGCGCTAGCGACCGTCGGTGTCGATGCCAACTCTGGGGAATACCGTTTTACCTTTGACAGTGTCAACCTATCCGATGGCGTTCAGTTTATCGTCGTGGTTATTGGACTGTTCTCTGTGAGTGAAATATTACTCATGCTAGAAGGCACCGCGACCGGACAAGGATTAATCCGCAAAACGGGTCGAATGTTATTTAGCAAGAAAGAGGCTAAAGCCTGTGCTGGCCCAACATTACGATCCTCATTTATTGGCTTTTTTGTGGGAATTTTGCCGGGTGCAGGGGCGACTATCGCTAGCGCCATCACCTATATGACAGAGAAAAAAATTGCCGGTGATAAAGGGACATTTGGTGAAGGAGATGTTCGCGGTGTCGCGGCACCTGAAGCCGCCAATAACGCCTCTGCTTGTGGGTCATTTATTCCGATGTTAACTCTCGGTGTTCCGGGTTCGGGGACGACGGCGGTGATGATGGGGGCACTGACCCTGTATAACATCACCCCAGGTCCGGGGATGTTCACAGAACAACCACACATCGTCTGGGGATTAATTGCCGCGCTGCTTATCGCTAACGTTGTGTTGTTAGTGATGAATATTCCGCTGATTGGTCTATTCACTCGAATGCTCACCGTACCGCTGTGGTTCTTAGTCCCTGCGATTGCTTGTGTCTCTGCAGTGGGTGTTTACGCCGTACATAGCACCACTTTTGACCTGCTGTTAATGATGGGGCTTGGGGTATTCGGCTATATCTTAAGGAAGATGAATTTCCCACTATCCCCGCTGATCCTCGGGTTTGTTTTGGGTGAGATGTTAGAGCAAAACCTGCGCCGCTCGTTGTCTATCAGTAATGGGGATTTTAATATTCTGTGGAGCAGCTCTATTTCTAAGAGCTTATTAATTCTGGCGGTGTTGGTGCTGGTGTTACCACCGATTGTGAAGCTTATTCGCAAACGTCGTCATCAAACCGCGAAAGCATAA
- a CDS encoding DMT family transporter gives MSAFSITGLILAFVALLAGAVVPIQAASNAILARQLGHPLWASATSLVISLIVLIPLLIIFKVPKPHFSTELFNQPIWIWFGGIAGMLYLTSALILVPKIGSTTFFVLVIAGQLIISALIEQFGWFGMNRNPIPIEKVVGIGLVILGVLCVQFSRK, from the coding sequence ATGTCAGCATTTTCAATCACAGGGCTCATTCTAGCCTTTGTTGCATTATTGGCAGGCGCGGTTGTACCAATCCAAGCGGCAAGTAATGCCATACTTGCAAGACAACTAGGTCACCCATTATGGGCGAGCGCAACATCGCTGGTGATCAGTTTAATTGTATTAATTCCACTTTTAATTATTTTTAAAGTACCAAAACCCCATTTTAGTACTGAACTATTTAACCAACCAATTTGGATTTGGTTTGGTGGCATCGCAGGGATGCTCTACCTCACGTCGGCTTTGATTTTAGTCCCTAAAATTGGCAGTACGACATTTTTTGTATTAGTGATTGCGGGGCAATTAATTATTTCTGCGCTTATTGAGCAATTTGGCTGGTTCGGCATGAATCGAAACCCCATTCCGATTGAGAAAGTGGTGGGTATTGGTTTAGTGATCCTAGGGGTTTTATGTGTTCAATTTTCACGAAAGTAA
- a CDS encoding elongation factor P hydroxylase: MTQHHYQQLIDIFEQCFGEEYNTKLVKGDDEPIYLPADDTTPYSQIVFAHGFFTSALHEISHWCIAGEKRRQQVDYGYWYCPDGRDEKTQCDFEVVEIKPQALDWFFCVATGIPFNVSCDNLEGDFEPDRIAFMRKVHAQVMEYLEKGIPERPLRFINALQSFYNTPPLCAELFPYPEDIFA; this comes from the coding sequence ATGACTCAACATCATTATCAGCAACTTATTGATATTTTCGAACAGTGTTTCGGCGAAGAGTACAATACCAAATTGGTAAAAGGGGACGACGAGCCTATCTATTTACCAGCCGATGACACCACGCCATACAGCCAAATTGTGTTTGCACACGGCTTTTTTACCAGTGCTCTTCATGAAATTTCTCACTGGTGTATTGCTGGGGAAAAACGACGCCAGCAAGTGGATTACGGTTATTGGTACTGCCCAGATGGTCGCGATGAGAAAACCCAGTGTGACTTTGAAGTGGTTGAAATTAAACCACAAGCGCTAGATTGGTTTTTCTGTGTGGCAACGGGCATCCCGTTTAATGTGAGTTGCGACAATTTAGAAGGGGATTTCGAACCCGACCGTATCGCTTTTATGCGCAAAGTGCATGCCCAAGTGATGGAGTACCTCGAAAAAGGTATCCCAGAGAGACCGCTGCGCTTTATTAATGCGTTACAATCGTTTTACAATACACCTCCACTTTGTGCGGAACTGTTCCCTTATCCGGAAGATATTTTCGCCTAA
- a CDS encoding Bug family tripartite tricarboxylate transporter substrate binding protein, with product MKKFTINALAAAIFLVGVNQAMALPERTECIAPAKPGGGFDLTCKLVQVSMLETKEIEKPMRVTYMPGGIGAVAYNAIVAQRPAEPGTIVAFSGGSLLNLAQGKFGRYNENDVRWLASVGSDYGMIAVRADSPYKTLGELMDAFKKDPNSIVFGAGGSIGSQDWMKTALLAKAIDLDPRKMRYVAFEGGGETLTALLGNHVQVISGDISEMTPYISDGKIRILAVYADKRLPDALSNIPTAKEQGYDIVWPIIRGFYMGPKVSDADYNQWVEAFQKLQQTDEFKKQRELRGLFEYNLSGPELDAYVKKEVENYREQARSFGLAK from the coding sequence ATGAAGAAGTTCACAATCAATGCCTTAGCAGCAGCAATTTTTTTAGTTGGCGTTAACCAAGCAATGGCGTTACCCGAAAGAACAGAATGTATAGCCCCTGCCAAACCTGGCGGTGGCTTTGATTTAACCTGTAAACTTGTTCAAGTCTCCATGCTGGAAACCAAAGAGATCGAAAAACCGATGCGTGTGACTTATATGCCAGGTGGAATTGGTGCCGTTGCTTACAACGCCATCGTGGCTCAACGCCCAGCAGAGCCGGGCACCATCGTTGCATTCTCTGGTGGCTCCTTACTCAACCTTGCTCAAGGTAAATTTGGTCGTTACAACGAAAATGATGTTCGCTGGCTAGCAAGTGTTGGCAGCGACTATGGCATGATTGCCGTACGTGCCGACTCCCCTTATAAAACTTTAGGCGAACTGATGGACGCCTTCAAAAAAGATCCAAACAGCATTGTCTTTGGTGCGGGTGGCTCTATCGGTAGCCAAGATTGGATGAAAACGGCGCTACTGGCCAAAGCTATCGACTTAGACCCACGTAAAATGCGCTATGTGGCTTTCGAAGGCGGCGGTGAAACACTGACAGCCTTGTTAGGCAACCACGTCCAAGTGATCTCCGGCGATATTAGTGAAATGACCCCGTATATCAGCGACGGAAAAATTCGCATCCTAGCGGTGTACGCCGATAAACGCTTACCAGATGCCTTATCCAATATTCCAACTGCTAAAGAGCAAGGCTACGACATTGTTTGGCCAATTATTCGCGGATTCTATATGGGACCAAAAGTGTCCGATGCGGATTACAACCAATGGGTTGAAGCCTTCCAAAAATTACAACAAACCGACGAGTTTAAAAAGCAACGTGAATTACGTGGCTTGTTTGAATACAACCTATCGGGCCCAGAATTGGACGCTTACGTGAAAAAAGAAGTTGAGAACTACCGTGAGCAAGCGCGTTCCTTCGGATTAGCGAAATAA
- a CDS encoding ATP-binding protein — protein sequence MAESTSTEETKKINLELFEKDNDANQNLNTYLLRNPRFTLDNDVILSAVTKIYIDESLARLRFHHKIYQEWGFSRVDPMGMTAILNFYGPPGTGKTLCAEAFAGKLGLPFISLGIAELESKFMGETAKNIQAAFTQATATGAVLFFDEADTLLGKRLSSVTQGVDNEVNAMRSTLLIELERFEGIVIFATNFARNYDEAFRSRIGYHVEFTLPDQDALYRLWDRFLLPEIPILGNRDDILKTLCEISVGLSGREIRTCMRLALPKALINAEQQGISPQLSIQHLQDAITQVFSTHKSIGNRNLSTADDAQTAKNLLGIK from the coding sequence ATGGCTGAATCAACCTCGACCGAAGAAACAAAAAAAATTAATTTAGAGTTATTTGAAAAAGATAATGATGCCAATCAAAATTTAAATACATATCTATTAAGAAATCCGCGATTTACTCTCGATAATGATGTGATCCTATCAGCAGTAACAAAAATCTATATTGATGAATCTCTTGCCAGACTACGCTTTCATCATAAAATCTATCAAGAATGGGGATTCTCCCGTGTTGACCCTATGGGTATGACCGCTATTTTAAATTTTTACGGACCTCCTGGTACTGGAAAAACATTATGTGCTGAAGCCTTTGCTGGTAAATTAGGTTTACCTTTTATTTCACTCGGTATTGCAGAATTAGAAAGTAAGTTCATGGGTGAAACTGCAAAAAATATTCAAGCCGCATTTACTCAAGCGACTGCAACAGGTGCCGTACTTTTCTTTGATGAGGCTGATACTTTATTAGGCAAGCGTTTGTCATCGGTAACTCAAGGTGTCGACAATGAAGTAAATGCCATGCGTTCAACATTATTAATTGAGTTAGAGCGATTTGAAGGAATTGTCATTTTCGCCACTAATTTTGCTCGTAATTATGATGAAGCATTTCGTAGCCGAATTGGTTATCACGTTGAATTTACTTTACCCGACCAAGATGCCTTATATCGATTGTGGGATCGTTTTTTATTGCCTGAAATTCCAATTCTAGGAAATCGTGACGATATATTAAAAACACTCTGTGAAATATCCGTTGGTTTGTCAGGTAGAGAAATTCGAACATGTATGAGGTTGGCATTACCAAAGGCTCTCATCAATGCAGAACAGCAAGGTATCTCACCACAGTTAAGTATTCAACATTTACAAGACGCTATTACTCAAGTTTTTAGTACACATAAATCAATTGGTAACCGAAATCTCAGTACCGCTGATGATGCACAAACCGCTAAAAACTTGTTAGGTATTAAATAA
- a CDS encoding OmpA/MotB family protein yields MKDKPNEWVSISDLMSGVMAVVMLLLVMSVLQKTWSDIKHKQEMEQGIGAQREKVSNMLNNIKTSLDGTDNENLVALDMNSQKITLRDGVFNRGSACVAPQAEPALQTIKSQVELFLAEFTLGQVFIEGYTDNIPVTRPVTNFEHFCTVYDDNFTLSAARAREARKSVVGELSNSAAKRVIVAGYGDSQPIQGIPPEDARQRRIEVRFVLPDSTSTK; encoded by the coding sequence ATGAAAGACAAACCTAATGAGTGGGTTTCAATCTCTGATTTAATGTCGGGAGTCATGGCTGTCGTCATGTTGCTGCTAGTTATGTCAGTTTTGCAAAAAACTTGGTCAGACATTAAACATAAACAAGAGATGGAACAAGGGATCGGTGCACAACGTGAAAAAGTGAGCAACATGTTAAATAATATCAAAACATCTTTAGATGGCACTGATAACGAAAACTTAGTTGCACTTGATATGAACTCACAAAAAATCACCTTAAGAGATGGTGTATTTAACCGAGGAAGTGCGTGCGTCGCACCACAAGCAGAACCGGCCCTTCAAACAATTAAAAGTCAAGTTGAACTGTTTTTAGCTGAGTTCACATTAGGGCAGGTATTCATCGAAGGTTATACCGATAATATTCCAGTCACTCGCCCTGTCACCAACTTTGAGCATTTTTGTACTGTTTATGATGACAATTTTACGTTATCAGCAGCGCGAGCTCGAGAGGCAAGAAAATCAGTTGTTGGTGAACTAAGTAATTCAGCCGCAAAACGCGTAATTGTTGCCGGATATGGAGATTCTCAACCGATCCAAGGGATTCCACCAGAGGATGCTCGACAACGCAGAATCGAAGTTCGCTTTGTATTACCAGATAGTACGAGTACAAAATAA
- the mnmC gene encoding bifunctional tRNA (5-methylaminomethyl-2-thiouridine)(34)-methyltransferase MnmD/FAD-dependent 5-carboxymethylaminomethyl-2-thiouridine(34) oxidoreductase MnmC has product MKKTAVQTAHLSWNEEGTPISEQFEDIYFSNQNGLEESRHVFLQGNHFPQRFLTHQDETCVIAETGFGTGLNFLALWQAFNQFKAENPNAKLQRLHFISFEKYPLSKADLIAAHRCWPELAELSEQLCEQWPPALPGNHRIILENSAITLDLWIGDVNTQVSILNDNLNNKIDAWFLDGFAPSKNPQMWSEQLFAAMAKFARKGGTFATFTVAGFVKRGLQQAGFTIMKTKGFGQKRQMLTGVLENNLTRPMAPWFARQPASHTDDIAIIGGGIASLTLARSLRKRGVNVTIYCQDQQVAQNASGNRQGAVYPLLTGNDNALERFFVSGFPFATRFYQQLSTQGIEFNGQWCGVSQMAYNPKSTKKIDNMLQTEWPEEFVVGKDRQQLSELSGVDVNHRGIYYPSGGWLCPAQLCESLAQKLAEEGVKFHFGLSVTDLQRSENGWELTFDNQQTAHHQTVVIANGHLLNQFEQTQNLPITPVRGQVSHIPTIPTLQQLKTVLCFEGYMTPEDTTNQHHCLGASYQRDNLSLEYSEEEQQENLQKLLTSLPDVDWTAQVDISDQQSRQGIRCVIRDHMPLLGNVPDFGALMQQYADLPDQLRHEHAVAPSPAYPDLFVFGALGARGLSTAPLCAEILAAQIFDEPMPADDDVLSALHPNRFWVRKLLAGRPITTKEA; this is encoded by the coding sequence GTGAAAAAAACAGCTGTACAAACCGCTCACCTCAGTTGGAATGAGGAAGGCACACCGATTTCAGAACAGTTTGAAGACATCTATTTTTCTAACCAAAATGGCTTAGAAGAGAGTCGCCATGTGTTTTTGCAGGGAAACCATTTTCCACAGCGATTTCTAACACACCAAGATGAAACTTGTGTGATTGCCGAGACAGGATTTGGTACTGGATTGAATTTTCTCGCTTTATGGCAGGCCTTCAACCAATTCAAAGCCGAAAACCCCAATGCAAAATTACAACGATTACATTTTATTAGCTTCGAAAAATACCCTTTATCAAAAGCCGATTTAATCGCCGCACACCGTTGTTGGCCAGAGTTAGCCGAGCTTTCAGAGCAATTATGCGAACAGTGGCCACCCGCCTTACCCGGTAACCATCGAATTATTTTAGAAAATAGTGCAATCACCCTCGATTTATGGATTGGTGATGTAAATACGCAAGTATCCATACTTAATGACAATTTAAACAATAAGATAGATGCGTGGTTTCTAGATGGTTTTGCCCCTTCCAAAAACCCGCAGATGTGGAGCGAACAGTTGTTCGCTGCAATGGCAAAATTTGCACGTAAAGGTGGAACATTTGCCACCTTTACGGTTGCTGGATTTGTTAAACGTGGATTACAGCAAGCGGGCTTTACGATCATGAAGACCAAAGGATTTGGTCAGAAACGTCAAATGCTAACGGGGGTACTAGAAAATAATCTGACTCGCCCGATGGCACCTTGGTTTGCGCGTCAACCCGCATCTCATACCGATGATATCGCGATTATTGGCGGTGGTATTGCCAGCCTCACCTTAGCCCGTTCACTCAGGAAACGCGGTGTGAATGTCACTATTTACTGTCAAGACCAGCAAGTCGCCCAAAATGCGTCTGGAAACCGCCAAGGCGCAGTCTACCCCCTATTAACCGGGAACGATAATGCCCTAGAGCGCTTTTTTGTCAGTGGCTTCCCGTTTGCCACTCGCTTTTATCAGCAACTGAGCACGCAAGGTATCGAATTTAATGGGCAATGGTGTGGGGTAAGCCAAATGGCGTATAACCCTAAATCCACCAAAAAAATCGACAACATGCTGCAAACCGAATGGCCGGAAGAGTTTGTTGTTGGCAAAGATAGGCAACAACTCAGTGAACTTAGTGGTGTGGATGTCAATCATCGAGGTATTTATTACCCCTCTGGCGGCTGGCTATGCCCTGCGCAATTATGCGAAAGCTTAGCGCAAAAACTCGCTGAAGAAGGCGTTAAATTCCACTTTGGTCTGTCAGTCACCGACTTACAACGTTCAGAAAACGGTTGGGAACTGACATTCGATAACCAGCAAACAGCCCATCATCAAACGGTGGTGATTGCCAATGGCCATTTGCTGAACCAATTTGAGCAGACTCAGAACCTGCCTATCACCCCTGTTCGCGGGCAAGTGAGCCATATTCCGACAATCCCAACATTGCAGCAATTAAAAACCGTGTTGTGCTTCGAAGGTTATATGACGCCGGAAGATACCACAAACCAGCACCACTGCTTGGGGGCGAGTTATCAACGCGATAATTTGAGTCTTGAATACTCCGAGGAAGAGCAGCAAGAAAATCTGCAAAAATTGCTCACCAGCTTACCGGATGTGGATTGGACGGCGCAGGTGGATATCTCTGACCAACAATCTCGCCAAGGGATCCGCTGCGTGATCCGCGACCATATGCCGCTACTCGGCAATGTGCCTGACTTTGGTGCTTTAATGCAGCAATATGCGGATTTACCTGACCAACTGCGCCACGAACACGCCGTTGCCCCATCCCCCGCTTATCCTGACCTGTTTGTATTCGGTGCATTAGGGGCTCGAGGACTTTCCACGGCCCCACTGTGTGCAGAAATCCTCGCGGCGCAAATTTTTGATGAACCCATGCCTGCTGACGATGACGTACTTTCCGCATTACATCCAAATCGTTTTTGGGTGAGAAAGTTATTGGCGGGACGCCCAATCACCACGAAAGAAGCGTAA
- a CDS encoding GNAT family N-acetyltransferase yields MYSIRLATHEDAQFLPAVEASAGQTFAGHPKFDWIAQGEVQPEENHVECIANGLEWLAVDNHDQPVGFIMAEHLSDSLHIVELSVQQSAQGQGLGKRLIQQVIEFAQSLQIGQVTLTTFRDIPWNAPYYQRLGFSIMEEVQLTSELQDILQHEVDAGFQAIDRCAMQLNVN; encoded by the coding sequence ATGTATTCCATTCGATTAGCAACCCATGAAGATGCCCAATTCTTACCCGCGGTGGAAGCGTCTGCGGGGCAAACTTTTGCAGGACACCCGAAGTTTGATTGGATTGCCCAAGGTGAAGTTCAACCGGAAGAAAACCACGTTGAGTGTATTGCGAATGGCTTAGAGTGGCTTGCGGTGGATAATCATGACCAGCCCGTTGGCTTTATTATGGCGGAACATTTGAGCGATAGCCTGCATATTGTGGAGCTTTCAGTTCAGCAGTCAGCGCAAGGGCAAGGCTTAGGTAAGCGGCTTATTCAGCAGGTTATTGAGTTCGCTCAGTCCCTACAGATTGGTCAGGTTACACTAACCACGTTTCGTGATATTCCGTGGAATGCACCGTATTATCAGCGCCTTGGTTTTTCGATAATGGAAGAGGTGCAATTGACGAGTGAATTACAAGATATCTTGCAACACGAAGTGGATGCAGGGTTTCAAGCGATAGATCGCTGTGCTATGCAGTTGAACGTGAATTAA
- a CDS encoding tripartite tricarboxylate transporter TctB family protein encodes MSQRIFAIVWLILCGIGLYIGWGIQSEFTYEPLGPRPFPIAILSLMTLCALALLLGRQEAVEWPKPYVLRRLVLLIIALVIYAWAFEWLGFPLATTLLTISVALLFGATPIAALISGPILGISLFYAFDRLLDVTLPIGELFS; translated from the coding sequence ATGAGCCAACGCATATTTGCCATAGTCTGGCTAATACTGTGTGGGATCGGGCTGTATATCGGCTGGGGCATCCAAAGCGAGTTTACCTATGAACCACTGGGCCCCCGCCCCTTCCCGATAGCCATACTGTCATTAATGACCCTGTGCGCACTCGCACTCCTGCTGGGTCGCCAAGAAGCGGTTGAATGGCCAAAGCCCTATGTCTTGCGCCGTTTAGTCTTGTTAATCATTGCATTAGTTATTTATGCATGGGCGTTTGAGTGGTTAGGATTCCCATTAGCGACCACCTTATTAACCATCAGCGTTGCCCTGTTATTTGGTGCAACTCCGATAGCCGCCCTAATTTCCGGCCCGATCCTAGGCATTTCCCTGTTCTATGCCTTTGACCGATTACTCGATGTGACATTGCCCATCGGCGAACTTTTTAGCTAA
- a CDS encoding YfcL family protein, whose protein sequence is MLADFETRILTRIDDMVEHASDDELFAGGYLRGHLTLAVAELEEENETSVDALYQRVELSIQNAIKAGELTPPDQILVLGMWKTLLDTVR, encoded by the coding sequence ATGCTTGCGGATTTTGAAACACGCATACTGACAAGAATTGATGATATGGTTGAACACGCCAGCGATGATGAGCTGTTTGCTGGTGGCTATCTGCGTGGTCACTTAACCCTTGCTGTGGCAGAACTGGAAGAAGAGAACGAAACCAGTGTTGATGCACTGTATCAGCGCGTTGAGCTGAGTATCCAAAATGCTATTAAAGCCGGCGAACTGACCCCACCAGACCAAATTCTGGTGCTGGGTATGTGGAAAACACTGTTAGATACCGTGCGTTAG